Proteins from a genomic interval of Ferrovibrio terrae:
- a CDS encoding mannose-1-phosphate guanylyltransferase/mannose-6-phosphate isomerase yields the protein MNAIIEQRQTLQQGASRIHPVILAGGSGTRLWPLSRSAFPKQLLSLVSERSLLQETVQRSGGEFGFAGPVLICNEDHRFLIDDQIRELGIEPQKILLEPSARNTAPALAAVAHWLLAQDPKAMMLVQPADHAIGAPQELHRAIQTGMVAAEKGHLVTFGIRPDRPEPGYGYIKVGPMMEQSDHVRVVDRFVEKPDVATAQQYLDSGAYCWNSGIFLMLARRYLEELERLHPEIHAASARAVADGKEDLGFLRLDADAFASAAALSIDHAVMEHTKDAAVVPVDMAWNDLGSWKALRENTTSDGDGNVICGDVVTRDSHNSYLRSEDKLLAVIGLDDVVVVSTDDAVLVARADRVDEVSRVVEQLKQRNRSESVSHSTCYRPWGSYRSVDIGDRFQVKRITVKPGGKLSLQKHYHRAEHWVVVHGTALVQRDDESLLLRENESVYIPIGATHRLENPGKLPLHLIEVQAGSYLGEDDIVRLVDTYGRA from the coding sequence ATGAATGCCATCATCGAGCAGCGCCAGACTCTTCAGCAGGGTGCGTCGCGCATTCATCCGGTGATTCTTGCCGGCGGTTCCGGTACGCGCCTGTGGCCGCTATCACGATCCGCCTTCCCGAAACAGCTGCTGTCGCTGGTCTCCGAGCGCAGCCTGTTGCAGGAAACAGTGCAGCGCAGCGGCGGGGAGTTCGGTTTCGCCGGGCCGGTGCTGATCTGCAACGAGGATCACCGCTTCCTCATCGACGACCAGATCCGCGAGCTCGGCATCGAGCCACAGAAAATCCTGCTCGAGCCGTCGGCGCGCAATACTGCGCCGGCGCTGGCTGCCGTGGCGCATTGGCTGCTGGCGCAGGATCCGAAGGCGATGATGCTGGTGCAGCCAGCCGATCACGCCATCGGCGCGCCGCAGGAACTGCACCGCGCCATACAGACCGGTATGGTGGCAGCCGAGAAGGGGCATCTCGTCACCTTCGGCATCCGGCCGGATCGTCCGGAACCGGGCTACGGCTATATCAAGGTTGGGCCGATGATGGAGCAGTCCGACCATGTCCGTGTCGTCGACCGCTTCGTGGAGAAGCCCGATGTGGCCACCGCGCAGCAGTATCTCGATAGCGGCGCCTATTGCTGGAACAGCGGCATCTTCCTGATGTTGGCGCGGCGTTATCTGGAAGAACTGGAGCGCCTGCATCCCGAAATCCATGCAGCCAGCGCCCGCGCGGTGGCTGATGGCAAGGAGGATCTCGGTTTTCTCCGCCTCGACGCCGACGCATTCGCCTCGGCGGCTGCCCTGTCGATTGACCATGCGGTGATGGAACACACCAAAGATGCCGCGGTGGTGCCGGTCGATATGGCTTGGAACGATCTCGGTTCGTGGAAGGCGCTGCGTGAAAATACGACGAGCGATGGCGACGGCAACGTGATCTGCGGCGACGTGGTAACACGCGATTCGCATAACTCCTACCTGCGCAGCGAAGACAAGCTGCTGGCCGTGATCGGTCTGGATGACGTTGTGGTGGTATCGACGGACGATGCCGTGCTGGTCGCCAGGGCCGACCGCGTGGATGAAGTGTCGCGCGTGGTCGAGCAGCTCAAGCAGCGCAACCGGTCTGAATCGGTCTCGCACAGCACCTGCTATCGCCCTTGGGGCAGCTATCGCTCGGTCGATATCGGCGACCGTTTCCAGGTCAAGCGCATCACCGTGAAGCCGGGCGGCAAACTGAGCCTGCAGAAGCACTATCATCGCGCCGAACACTGGGTCGTGGTGCATGGCACCGCGCTGGTGCAGCGCGACGACGAGAGCCTGCTGCTGCGTGAGAATGAATCGGTCTATATCCCGATCGGTGCGACGCACCGGCTGGAGAATCCGGGCAAGCTGCCGCTGCATCTGATTGAGGTGCAGGCGGGCTCGTATCTGGGTGAGGATGATATCGTGCGCCTGGTGGACACCTATGGTCGCGCCTGA
- a CDS encoding undecaprenyl-phosphate glucose phosphotransferase — MSFDIPTLDRRSTARANSSASPVQTKPQARAIAHPAAWRSNDSVRTDGAHPARSSRRIESVVREPISLPIVSGLLRACDAFSILAAGLVALMLAAPDLPMDGSYYVALSFFGAVVAGNCLHLAGAYRVEKLRLSNIGWARPVGAWTVAAAITAATVMATGASLEQNWTWLALWFTLGLFLPLLARGALAIRMDYWRKAGRLRRRLAILGAGPGGQMLLRRFLAARSDNDVAIVGLYDDRTGPLPSGWRGHAVRGNCTDLLEDIRRERIDMVVIAAAPGDAGMDEMLAQLRCVAVDICFCPNADYAVKARNGVETIGQVPLMVIERRPLRDWSGIAKEIEDRAFAAMIVVLISPVLAAIALAIRIDSPGPILFKQKRYGRNNQLIEVLKFRSMYHHVRDPNGTQLATRNDPRVTRVGAFIRRTSLDELPQFFNVIRGDMSVVGPRPHALLCKAGGVLYQDAVENYDWRHRIKPGITGWAQVNGWRGETETVEQIQKRVEHDIYYIENWSLLLDVKIIIKTIFCGFTGSKAY, encoded by the coding sequence ATGTCGTTCGACATTCCCACCTTAGACCGCAGGTCCACGGCGCGTGCCAATTCATCAGCCTCGCCTGTCCAGACCAAGCCCCAGGCGCGCGCGATAGCGCATCCCGCAGCATGGCGCAGCAACGACAGTGTCAGGACAGATGGCGCGCACCCGGCGCGCAGCTCGCGTCGCATCGAATCTGTGGTGCGCGAGCCTATCTCGCTGCCTATTGTCAGCGGACTGCTGCGCGCGTGCGATGCGTTCTCGATTCTCGCTGCCGGTCTGGTCGCGCTGATGCTCGCGGCGCCAGATCTGCCGATGGATGGTTCATATTACGTCGCGCTGTCCTTCTTCGGTGCTGTGGTGGCTGGCAACTGCCTGCATCTCGCCGGTGCGTACCGCGTCGAAAAGCTGCGGCTCAGCAATATCGGCTGGGCCCGGCCGGTCGGTGCCTGGACGGTCGCGGCGGCCATCACCGCCGCGACGGTGATGGCGACCGGCGCGTCGCTCGAGCAGAACTGGACCTGGCTGGCGCTGTGGTTCACGCTCGGCCTGTTCCTGCCGCTGCTGGCGCGTGGCGCCCTTGCCATCCGCATGGATTACTGGCGCAAGGCCGGCCGCCTGCGTCGCCGTCTTGCCATTCTTGGCGCCGGCCCCGGCGGTCAGATGCTGCTGCGCCGCTTCCTGGCGGCGCGCAGCGACAACGACGTCGCCATCGTCGGGCTGTATGACGACCGCACTGGCCCGTTGCCATCCGGCTGGCGTGGCCATGCTGTGCGCGGCAACTGCACTGACCTGCTGGAAGATATCCGGCGCGAACGCATCGACATGGTGGTGATCGCTGCAGCACCAGGCGATGCCGGCATGGATGAGATGCTGGCGCAGCTGCGCTGCGTCGCGGTGGATATCTGCTTCTGCCCCAATGCCGACTATGCCGTGAAGGCACGCAACGGGGTGGAAACTATCGGCCAAGTGCCTTTGATGGTAATCGAACGGCGGCCGCTGCGTGACTGGAGCGGCATCGCCAAGGAAATCGAAGACCGTGCCTTTGCCGCGATGATCGTGGTGCTGATTTCCCCGGTTCTGGCAGCGATTGCTCTGGCGATCAGAATCGACAGTCCCGGTCCGATCCTGTTCAAGCAGAAGCGCTACGGCCGCAACAACCAGCTGATCGAGGTGCTGAAGTTCCGCAGCATGTATCACCATGTGCGCGATCCCAACGGCACGCAGCTCGCCACGCGCAATGATCCGCGAGTGACCAGAGTTGGCGCTTTCATACGCCGTACCAGTCTCGATGAGCTGCCGCAGTTCTTCAATGTGATCCGCGGCGATATGTCGGTGGTGGGGCCGCGCCCGCATGCACTGCTCTGCAAGGCCGGCGGTGTGCTCTATCAGGATGCGGTGGAGAATTACGATTGGCGTCACCGGATCAAGCCGGGCATCACCGGTTGGGCCCAGGTCAACGGCTGGCGCGGCGAGACCGAGACGGTCGAGCAGATTCAGAAGCGCGTCGAGCACGACATTTACTATATCGAAAACTGGTCCCTGCTGCTGGACGTGAAGATCATCATCAAGACGATCTTCTGCGGCTTTACCGGCAGTAAGGCCTATTGA
- a CDS encoding polysaccharide biosynthesis/export family protein: MQTRHTLRTVKVSAIVPAMLAVVLLATQAMAQPASQGAAPSQPLTQRAAPAAASGQAAPSQAAPGQSAALKADDSYRLGSGDRVRVTVYGQPELTGEYAVDGGGQMSYPLVGQIRAGGMTAHELERALIGKLSPDYLKNPSISVEVLTFRPFYIVGEVRTPGSYPFVNGMTVLNAVALAGGFTYRARENSFYVTRTGEDGAKNKVSAGADATILPGDIITVRERYF, encoded by the coding sequence ATGCAAACCCGCCATACCCTCCGCACCGTAAAGGTGTCCGCAATCGTCCCTGCCATGCTGGCTGTTGTGCTGCTCGCCACGCAGGCAATGGCCCAGCCTGCGTCCCAGGGCGCTGCGCCGTCGCAGCCTCTCACGCAGCGCGCCGCACCGGCCGCGGCGTCAGGTCAGGCAGCACCTAGCCAGGCTGCACCGGGTCAGTCCGCCGCGCTCAAGGCCGATGACAGCTATCGCCTCGGTTCCGGCGACCGTGTCCGTGTCACCGTCTATGGCCAGCCCGAACTGACCGGCGAATACGCCGTCGATGGCGGCGGCCAGATGTCCTATCCGCTGGTCGGCCAGATCCGCGCCGGCGGCATGACGGCGCACGAGCTGGAACGCGCGCTGATCGGCAAGCTCTCGCCGGACTACCTGAAGAATCCCAGCATCAGTGTCGAGGTGCTGACCTTCCGGCCCTTCTATATCGTCGGCGAAGTTCGTACCCCGGGCAGCTATCCCTTCGTCAACGGCATGACCGTGTTGAATGCCGTGGCGCTGGCAGGTGGCTTCACCTACCGCGCGCGCGAGAATTCCTTCTACGTTACCCGCACTGGCGAAGACGGCGCGAAGAACAAGGTCAGCGCCGGTGCCGATGCAACCATTTTACCGGGCGATATCATCACCGTCCGAGAACGGTATTTCTGA
- the galE gene encoding UDP-glucose 4-epimerase GalE codes for MVAPDRPAILVTGGAGYIGSHVCKALDAAGYLPVTYDNLCAGHPWAVRWGPLEGGDLVDSERLDEVMRKYKPIAVIHLAGLIVVSESVKDPAQYYLNNVSGSIDLLDAMRRNGIERIVFSSSAAVYGEPETTPMPESHPQHPLNPYGTSKLMIERVLQDYARAYNMHSVSLRYFNAAGADAGGEIGEAHPVETHLIPLVLEVAAGKRHYAAIFGDGYPTPDGTCIRDYIHVSDLAQAHVLALRYLDSSVGAHAFNLGNGTGATVREVIEVARKVTGHAIPARIEPPRPGDPAVLLADPGRARQLLGWQPALSGLEQMVSSAWSWQQRVPSPQQIML; via the coding sequence ATGGTCGCGCCTGATCGGCCGGCTATCCTGGTTACTGGCGGTGCCGGCTATATCGGCAGCCATGTCTGCAAGGCATTGGATGCGGCCGGCTATCTGCCGGTGACCTACGACAATCTCTGCGCCGGCCATCCCTGGGCGGTGCGCTGGGGTCCGCTGGAAGGCGGTGACCTTGTCGACTCTGAACGGCTGGACGAGGTGATGCGCAAATACAAGCCCATCGCCGTGATCCATCTCGCCGGTCTGATCGTGGTCAGCGAGTCGGTGAAGGACCCGGCGCAGTATTACCTCAACAATGTCAGCGGCAGCATCGATCTGCTGGATGCCATGCGTCGCAACGGCATCGAGCGCATCGTGTTTTCCTCCAGCGCCGCGGTTTATGGCGAGCCGGAAACCACGCCGATGCCGGAGAGTCATCCGCAGCATCCGCTCAATCCCTATGGCACCAGCAAGCTGATGATCGAGCGTGTGTTGCAGGATTATGCCCGCGCTTACAACATGCATTCGGTGTCGCTGCGCTACTTCAATGCTGCCGGCGCCGATGCCGGCGGCGAGATCGGCGAGGCGCATCCGGTGGAAACCCATCTGATCCCGCTGGTGCTGGAAGTCGCGGCCGGCAAACGGCACTACGCCGCCATCTTCGGCGACGGCTATCCCACCCCGGATGGCACCTGCATACGTGATTATATCCACGTCTCGGATCTGGCTCAGGCCCATGTCCTGGCCTTGCGCTATCTCGACAGTTCGGTCGGCGCCCATGCCTTCAACCTGGGCAACGGGACCGGGGCGACGGTGCGCGAGGTCATCGAGGTGGCGCGCAAGGTCACCGGTCATGCAATTCCTGCGCGTATCGAGCCGCCGCGGCCGGGCGATCCGGCCGTCCTGCTGGCCGATCCGGGCCGGGCCCGGCAGCTGCTTGGCTGGCAGCCGGCCCTCTCCGGGCTGGAGCAGATGGTTTCCTCAGCCTGGTCCTGGCAACAACGAGTTCCCTCGCCCCAGCAAATTATGCTATAA
- a CDS encoding glycosyltransferase, with the protein MVRQLEDSREPVLFVTQHYSPEVIGSAPYCVDLAEGLVRRGRQVTVLAGLPHYPDPAEFEAFMDDPPLRQNLSGVMVERLHSWLPKRRSALLRVAGELAFMLTGLFALLRGRFKRHEVVISLCPSIFAVLLGMMAKMRGGRHVAMVHDVQSGLAQSLGIVRFGFLVRLMRLAERFILNRVDLILVLSTEMAATLRGLGVTQPIEVLPIWVDIDAIRPRPVPTDQPITVLYSGNFGRKQGLDQLVELAAELAQKRPEVRLLLRGSGGERAAVMAAVAERSLTNVEFGDLVAREQLGRALAEATLHLVPQKPDGADFAVPSKIYNIMAAGRCFVTTALPGSALWNLQAQTRAFICVQPQDTAALTQAVIELLDDPARCRAMAGLGRAHIEEQHARDTLVARIDTWLISLCREGSLPGHRRDLLVLEPDGDGHAEEWLRHLLVHLGRQSQVERIWLAIPGNLRDRLTEQLPAHLRHRIGLLALTPTELHYCTHRRLAISGMARWWVMRRYLIRTGAEIGYFLSLDHLSLPLGLGLGAGGRRLSGILFRPSVHYHEIGNYKPSLGEKLRDWRKAVLYRGMLRNPAVDAVLTLDPFFADFASEHYPGGKKVAPVPDPAFPVVAIPANDDHTPAGLPQDRQVLLLFGALTERKGVLHLLEALRRLPDATASKTAVIIAGRVAPEISDRFFAKEAHVRREKAGLWLKVENRWLSSAEIAALVRRCDIVLAPYQRFVGSSGVLLWAAHAGKPLLTQDYGLLGRLVRDHGLGIAVDTGNPNDLAAAITGMIDQNPQTLLDTRAAAAFVSQRTPETFASHIYASLRGS; encoded by the coding sequence ATGGTTCGTCAACTCGAGGATTCGCGTGAGCCGGTCCTCTTCGTGACGCAGCATTACTCACCGGAAGTGATCGGTTCCGCGCCGTATTGCGTCGATCTGGCCGAGGGGCTGGTACGCAGGGGCCGGCAGGTCACCGTGCTGGCCGGTCTGCCGCATTATCCAGATCCGGCTGAATTCGAAGCTTTCATGGACGACCCGCCGCTGCGGCAGAACCTGTCCGGTGTAATGGTCGAGCGGCTGCACAGCTGGCTGCCGAAACGCCGCTCGGCGCTGCTGCGGGTGGCTGGTGAACTTGCCTTTATGCTCACCGGGCTGTTTGCGCTGCTGCGCGGCCGGTTCAAGCGCCATGAAGTGGTGATCTCGCTCTGCCCGTCGATCTTCGCGGTCCTGCTCGGCATGATGGCGAAGATGCGCGGCGGTCGCCATGTCGCCATGGTGCATGACGTTCAGTCCGGCCTGGCGCAAAGCCTGGGCATCGTCCGTTTCGGATTTCTGGTGCGGCTGATGCGGCTGGCTGAACGCTTCATTCTCAACCGCGTCGACCTGATCCTGGTGCTGTCGACTGAAATGGCCGCCACCTTGCGCGGCCTGGGCGTGACGCAGCCGATCGAAGTGCTGCCGATCTGGGTCGATATCGATGCCATCCGGCCACGTCCGGTGCCGACGGACCAGCCGATCACGGTTCTCTACAGCGGCAATTTCGGTCGCAAGCAGGGGCTGGATCAGCTTGTCGAGCTGGCTGCTGAACTGGCGCAAAAGCGCCCGGAGGTACGCCTGCTGCTGCGCGGCTCGGGCGGCGAGCGTGCCGCCGTGATGGCGGCCGTGGCCGAACGCAGCCTGACCAATGTCGAATTCGGAGATCTGGTAGCACGCGAACAGCTGGGCCGGGCGCTGGCCGAGGCCACATTGCATCTGGTGCCGCAAAAGCCCGACGGCGCCGATTTTGCTGTGCCATCGAAAATCTACAACATCATGGCGGCCGGCCGCTGCTTCGTCACGACGGCCTTGCCGGGCAGTGCCCTGTGGAACCTGCAGGCGCAGACCAGGGCTTTCATCTGCGTGCAGCCTCAGGATACGGCCGCGCTGACCCAGGCGGTGATTGAGTTGCTGGATGATCCGGCGCGTTGTCGTGCCATGGCGGGGCTGGGCCGGGCGCATATCGAGGAGCAGCACGCTCGCGACACGCTGGTCGCGCGAATCGATACATGGCTGATCTCGCTGTGCCGCGAAGGCAGCCTGCCGGGGCATCGCCGTGATCTGTTGGTGCTGGAACCCGACGGCGACGGCCATGCAGAGGAATGGCTGCGGCATCTGCTGGTGCATCTGGGGCGTCAAAGCCAGGTCGAACGCATCTGGCTCGCGATTCCGGGCAACCTGCGCGACCGCCTGACCGAGCAGTTACCGGCGCATCTGCGCCACCGTATCGGCCTGCTGGCGCTCACGCCAACGGAGCTGCACTACTGTACGCATCGCCGCCTGGCGATCAGCGGCATGGCACGCTGGTGGGTGATGCGCCGCTACCTGATCCGCACCGGCGCCGAGATCGGCTATTTCCTGTCACTGGATCATCTTTCGCTGCCGCTGGGCCTGGGTCTTGGCGCTGGCGGACGGCGGTTGAGCGGCATCCTGTTCCGCCCCTCGGTGCATTACCACGAGATCGGTAATTATAAGCCGAGCCTGGGTGAGAAGCTGCGCGACTGGCGGAAAGCAGTGCTGTACCGCGGCATGTTGCGCAATCCGGCCGTAGATGCCGTGTTGACGCTCGATCCGTTTTTCGCCGATTTCGCGTCTGAGCATTATCCGGGCGGCAAGAAGGTGGCACCGGTGCCGGATCCGGCCTTTCCCGTCGTGGCAATTCCCGCCAACGACGACCACACGCCGGCCGGCCTGCCGCAGGATCGACAAGTGCTGCTGCTGTTCGGGGCGCTGACCGAGCGCAAGGGCGTGCTGCATCTGCTGGAGGCGCTGCGGCGCCTGCCGGATGCCACCGCGAGCAAAACCGCTGTGATCATTGCAGGGCGGGTGGCACCTGAGATCAGCGACAGGTTCTTTGCGAAAGAAGCGCATGTCCGCCGCGAAAAAGCGGGGCTTTGGCTGAAAGTGGAGAATCGCTGGCTGAGCAGCGCCGAAATTGCCGCGCTGGTGCGGCGTTGCGACATCGTGCTGGCGCCGTATCAGCGCTTTGTCGGCTCCAGTGGTGTTCTGCTCTGGGCGGCGCACGCCGGAAAACCGTTGCTGACCCAGGACTACGGTCTGCTCGGTCGGCTGGTGCGAGATCACGGTCTCGGCATTGCCGTCGATACGGGCAATCCGAACGATCTGGCGGCAGCCATCACCGGCATGATCGACCAGAATCCGCAAACCCTGCTTGATACGCGTGCAGCTGCCGCATTTGTATCGCAGCGCACACCCGAAACGTTCGCATCGCATATCTACGCCAGCTTGCGCGGTTCCTGA
- a CDS encoding outer membrane beta-barrel protein, protein MRQYFGAATVVLSAGLAVFSMGSLTVSRAVAQTPPRTSQDAQISAAPERGETVLTRPRPEYDPVGVRMGGFMLYPELGLQQSYNSNIFATSSNEQSDFITSVEPSLDLRSNWNNHALNLHADSQVVSYWDNDDENYTDYTLSADGRVDVLRDLRLFAGAGYQIRHEPRSSPDNQGGTEPTEYSVTGANLGAEKDFNRLSFRLDGKTERYEYDSVRTSAGALIDQSGRDRDQHEIGLRTGYEIAPLRKVYLLTSFNTRDYDTLTGGFNRDSDGYLVAAGTQYDLTGLVFLDAYAGYRSQDYSDSRLREMSGWASGIKVTWNVTPLTTVTGTLDRDIQETTQANASGYFQTKAELRVDHELLRNLILTASLGYQNDDFQGISRDDDYTLAGLGAKYLINRNFTLSGGYGYRSRESNVTGGDFDENVVMVRLGAQL, encoded by the coding sequence ATGCGACAGTATTTCGGGGCGGCGACGGTAGTCCTGTCGGCAGGACTGGCGGTTTTCTCCATGGGCTCGCTGACGGTGAGCCGAGCGGTGGCACAGACGCCGCCACGGACCTCGCAGGACGCGCAGATTTCGGCCGCACCCGAACGCGGCGAAACCGTACTGACCCGCCCGCGCCCGGAATATGATCCGGTCGGCGTGCGCATGGGCGGCTTCATGCTGTATCCCGAGCTTGGCCTGCAGCAGAGCTACAACAGCAACATCTTCGCCACATCGTCGAACGAGCAGAGCGATTTCATCACCTCGGTCGAACCCAGTCTCGATCTGCGCTCGAACTGGAACAACCATGCCCTGAACCTGCATGCCGATTCCCAGGTCGTGAGCTACTGGGACAACGACGACGAAAACTACACCGACTACACGCTGTCGGCCGATGGCCGCGTCGATGTGCTGCGCGACCTTCGTCTGTTTGCCGGCGCGGGCTACCAGATCCGCCACGAACCGCGCTCCTCGCCCGACAACCAGGGCGGTACCGAGCCGACTGAATACAGCGTGACCGGCGCCAATCTGGGTGCGGAGAAAGACTTCAATCGCCTGTCCTTCCGCCTCGACGGCAAGACCGAGCGCTACGAATACGACAGTGTGCGGACGTCGGCGGGTGCGTTGATCGACCAGAGCGGCCGTGATCGCGATCAGCATGAGATCGGCCTGCGCACCGGCTACGAGATCGCACCGCTGCGCAAGGTCTATCTGCTCACCAGCTTCAACACGCGCGACTACGACACGCTGACCGGTGGCTTCAACCGTGATTCGGACGGCTACCTGGTTGCCGCCGGCACGCAGTATGATCTCACCGGCCTGGTCTTCCTCGATGCCTATGCCGGTTATCGCAGCCAGGATTACTCCGACAGCCGCCTGCGTGAGATGAGCGGCTGGGCCAGCGGCATCAAGGTCACCTGGAACGTCACGCCGCTGACCACCGTCACCGGCACGCTGGATCGCGATATCCAGGAAACCACGCAGGCCAATGCCTCGGGTTATTTCCAGACCAAGGCTGAGCTGCGCGTCGATCATGAACTGCTGCGCAACCTGATCCTGACGGCGTCGCTGGGCTACCAGAACGACGACTTCCAGGGCATCTCGCGCGATGATGACTACACCCTCGCCGGGTTGGGCGCGAAATACCTGATCAACCGCAATTTCACGCTGTCGGGTGGCTATGGCTATCGCAGCCGCGAGTCCAACGTCACCGGCGGCGATTTTGACGAAAATGTGGTGATGGTGCGTCTCGGCGCGCAACTCTAA
- a CDS encoding GumC family protein: protein MALPDRFNPQPIHPPVAYAPPPVYVPQQGKETDFFDTLRKLWRHRGTIFVSTFVFTAAAVLVARQIPAHYIADARILVGVPTARALNIEAIIADISPDAERIQNESYVIQSRDVARSVIDRLKLKDNPEFNPVLRPEPGWLTYLDPMRYLPDSIKAYMPGQKAPKDQADVSPEVKAEQEMNGIIDTLLAKVEVTTLGRSHVLNIEARSIAPDTAAAVANGFGQAYLARQRSDKVEAGEEVEKFLADRIASLRDQVEKSDRAVEEYRRANNLYQGASASVTAQQMTELNTQLIVAQTAKAEADSRLGEAQALRRTGVDNQSVPQVLQSPVVQQLKAQQAEADRRLADLSGSLGPQHPRVVGAKAEIADIRGKLNAEVGRIIQSLQHEARTTNARYEALRQNFSRLQGQAGGVNEKSIRLNALERDATVNRNLLEQMMSRAKETVGQDLLQKPNAKLISAAAPPTQPGFPPKTLLVFLGAVAGALIGMAYALLREGVDRTFRRADQIESLTGLPVLAMIPTLRGSITPIAHVLRKPVSPYSEALRKLHIGLELSEAAQSPKTVLFGSAVPGEGKTVLVASMGRMLASHGRRILMIDCDWRNPRLHKAFQCQNRNGLAELLCDQPERIEDCIFTDTLSGADLIPSGVFTPQAMRYLTTDRMKMILHALAPRYDMIFLDTAPVLVGAEVLTLSRMVDKVAFVVRWGDTKRDAVMEAMKDLIEVNADVAGIAMTRVDPKGYRSYSYSELNYEYERPMLAKPVNWS, encoded by the coding sequence ATGGCTCTCCCTGATCGCTTCAATCCGCAGCCGATCCATCCGCCGGTTGCCTATGCTCCGCCGCCGGTCTACGTGCCGCAGCAGGGCAAGGAAACCGATTTCTTCGACACGCTGCGCAAGCTGTGGCGTCATCGCGGTACGATCTTCGTCAGTACTTTCGTCTTTACGGCTGCGGCGGTTCTGGTGGCTCGCCAGATTCCGGCGCATTACATCGCCGATGCCAGGATTCTGGTCGGGGTACCCACGGCGCGGGCGCTGAATATCGAGGCGATCATTGCTGATATCAGCCCCGACGCCGAGCGCATCCAGAACGAATCCTATGTGATCCAGTCGCGCGATGTGGCGCGCAGTGTGATCGACAGGCTGAAGCTGAAGGACAATCCCGAATTCAATCCGGTCTTGCGCCCGGAACCCGGCTGGCTGACCTATCTCGACCCGATGCGTTACCTGCCGGATTCGATCAAGGCCTATATGCCGGGCCAGAAGGCCCCAAAGGACCAGGCGGATGTCTCTCCCGAGGTGAAGGCCGAGCAGGAAATGAACGGCATCATCGATACGCTGCTGGCCAAAGTCGAGGTGACGACGCTGGGCCGGTCGCATGTGCTGAACATCGAGGCGCGTTCGATCGCGCCTGACACTGCCGCGGCCGTGGCCAATGGTTTCGGTCAGGCCTATCTGGCGCGCCAGCGCAGCGACAAGGTTGAGGCCGGCGAAGAAGTCGAGAAATTCCTGGCCGACCGCATCGCGAGTTTGCGCGACCAGGTGGAGAAATCCGACCGCGCGGTGGAGGAATATCGCCGCGCCAACAATCTATACCAGGGTGCCAGCGCCAGCGTGACGGCGCAGCAGATGACCGAACTCAACACCCAGCTGATCGTGGCGCAGACCGCCAAGGCCGAGGCCGACTCGCGCCTGGGCGAGGCGCAGGCCCTGCGCCGCACCGGTGTGGATAACCAAAGCGTGCCGCAGGTGCTGCAGTCGCCGGTGGTGCAGCAGCTCAAGGCGCAGCAGGCCGAGGCGGATCGCCGTCTTGCCGACCTGTCCGGCAGCCTGGGTCCGCAGCATCCGCGCGTGGTCGGTGCCAAGGCAGAGATCGCCGATATCCGCGGCAAGCTGAATGCCGAGGTCGGCCGCATCATTCAAAGCCTGCAGCACGAGGCACGCACGACAAACGCCCGTTATGAAGCATTGCGTCAGAACTTCAGCCGCCTGCAGGGACAAGCCGGCGGCGTGAACGAAAAATCGATCCGCCTGAATGCGCTGGAGCGCGACGCCACGGTAAATCGCAACCTGCTTGAGCAGATGATGAGCCGCGCCAAGGAAACCGTTGGCCAGGATCTGCTGCAGAAGCCGAATGCCAAGCTGATCTCGGCTGCGGCCCCGCCGACGCAGCCGGGCTTCCCGCCCAAGACCCTGCTGGTCTTCCTGGGCGCCGTGGCCGGTGCGCTGATCGGTATGGCCTACGCCTTGTTGCGTGAGGGTGTCGATCGCACCTTCCGTCGCGCCGACCAGATTGAATCCCTCACCGGCCTGCCGGTACTGGCCATGATTCCAACGCTGCGCGGCAGCATCACGCCGATCGCGCATGTGCTGCGCAAGCCGGTCTCGCCTTACAGCGAGGCACTGCGCAAGCTGCATATCGGGCTCGAACTGTCCGAGGCGGCGCAGTCGCCCAAGACCGTGCTGTTTGGCTCCGCCGTGCCGGGTGAGGGCAAGACAGTGCTGGTCGCCTCAATGGGCCGCATGCTGGCCAGCCATGGTCGCCGCATCCTGATGATCGACTGCGACTGGCGCAATCCCCGCCTGCACAAGGCATTCCAGTGCCAGAACCGCAACGGCTTGGCTGAACTGCTGTGCGATCAGCCCGAGCGAATCGAGGACTGCATCTTTACCGACACGCTGTCGGGTGCCGACCTGATTCCGTCGGGTGTTTTCACGCCGCAGGCGATGCGCTACCTCACCACGGATCGCATGAAAATGATTCTGCATGCGCTGGCGCCGCGCTACGACATGATCTTCCTGGATACCGCCCCGGTTCTGGTCGGTGCCGAGGTGCTGACGCTGTCGCGCATGGTCGACAAGGTCGCTTTCGTCGTGCGCTGGGGCGATACCAAGCGCGATGCGGTGATGGAGGCCATGAAAGACCTGATCGAGGTAAACGCCGATGTAGCCGGAATCGCCATGACCCGCGTCGATCCGAAGGGCTATCGCAGCTATTCCTACAGCGAGCTGAACTACGAATATGAAAGGCCGATGCTGGCCAAGCCGGTCAACTGGAGTTGA